Genomic segment of Phoenix dactylifera cultivar Barhee BC4 unplaced genomic scaffold, palm_55x_up_171113_PBpolish2nd_filt_p 000366F, whole genome shotgun sequence:
TAGCCGAAATTTTTTTAAACTGTGCAGCATCCACTTCATTCGACAAATCATGCTCgtcttcattttgttttttcCATCGTGATGATCCACATGTTCGGCACGAATTTTCATTGATATTTTCACCATGGTATAAAATACAGTCATTTGGACAACTGTGTATCTTCTCATATCCAAGATTCAAGTCTTTTactagttttttggcttcataagaaGTTGACGGCAAAATAACAccttctaaaaatgcatcttttaataattgaagaagtaTAGTAAAAGACTTTCCAGACCattcattcaaatatttcaaatggaatAAATGCACCTTAAAAGAAATCTTtgtaaaattcttacaacccgAATATAGTTCTTTATCACAATCTTTCAGCAAGTTATGATACCCGAGTTATGTTATCTTCAGAGTCTATAGGTTtctcaacatgtatagattcagtAATGGTATGCTCATCACCTATTGGAGCTCCTTCTTGCTCTCCACTAAATtctgttaaatttctaatattatGTTCAAGAGCATCTCTGAGTAAGCCCCTCATATCATCTTCTACAGTAGGATTTCTGTCTGTGTTACTAGATCCAATACTAGCAGTGTGTTCTATAATTAAGGGTTGGTTAGATGAAGACGACAAGCAAGACTCTCCATGAAATATCCATTCTGTATAACCCTTCAGAAAACCATTACGTAacaaatgttcttcaacagtTTTTGGAGCGATAGCAAAACaatttacacatttttgacatggacaaaAAAAATTCCCATTCATTTCAGATTTCTCAAAAGTAAACTTAacgaaattctgaactccattcaaatattcgacactggatctcgacttatttatccaacttttgtccattctctTAAAATACTAATTGAACTGCaactaatataaaaaataataataaacaaaattagggTATGAATCCCTAATACAAACTCAtagtataaaaataataaacaaaattataCCTCTTCCTAGTCAAAAATTTAATCGACATCTCTATAACCAAGGGGCTATCCAAATAAACCCCTCTAACCTGTCAACATTGTCTAATTCATAAATCAGCAGGCAGCACTCCTTACCTTTCACAACACCATGATCAACCATGACTACATCATATATAGCTTATGGAGCTCCAACAAGCAATGTAGCATGGATCCAAGCATACAGTCCTTCACGCATTTATATAGAATGGGCTTTATCGATCTACTGAGATATACAAGACTTTGGGTTTCAACATTGGTCCCTTATATAAACCATAGTCCGTTTCTTGGACAAGTCAATTTTAAGCAAGCAACAAACAGATATATAAGAATTTGGGTTTCAACATTTGTTCTTAACCTTATATCAAACCTAGCCAATTTCTAGGGCATAGCAATTTTAAGTACCTGCCAAAGGACTTACAACAACAGTTTGGGGAATGTATGACCTACTTAATTGATGACAGAGTTTTATCTCACACAACCAGAAAGCAACCATGCAGGACTACCTTAGCCAAACCTTTTCCCCAGTTATGATAGAtcgagaaatattaaaaacaaaCCAAAAAACAGGAAGCTTATAGAAGAAAATGACAGTATGCATGAGTTGAACCATGTTCTCAAAATTTACCTGAGTGTGAGCCAGTACACGAACAACAGATGCATATTTCTTCAAAGTAATTTTTTACATGGTATAAAAATAGAACTGTGCCCTAAGTAATTTTCTTCCCAAATGATCCAATACCTTCTACGGATCTACAAAAACATCTGCACGAATAATCCAATACCTTCTACGGATCtacaaaaacaaaaatccaaaaaaaggtTTCTTCCCAAATGATCAAACACAAGAGGGATTCAATCAAACATACCAAGAATCTGATCAAACTGAACGAAAACAATGGAatcgaaaaaggggaagaacaaTAATATCTTCAAGGATCTTCCGGTCGGCGCCGCAGAGGAGCGGAAGGATGGGACAATGGTCGGCGCCGGAGAGAAgggagaaggagggagaggagggtcGGCTATTAGGGCTTAATCGATCGAGGATATGGAGGAGGAGGGCGGCCGCGGGTTTTGATGGAAATTCGGTTTTCAACGATGCGAATAAGCGTCGTCTTGGGCCAAGTGTATGACGACACTAATAAACGTCGTATATTGCcaacgcttttaaaagcgtcagCAAAAATGCGTCATTAAAACCTCTTTTTCCTGTAGTGAGATGATGCAAAAAATTGTAATAGTTGATTAAGTAGTTGTAGTAGTTGGTTTCCTGATGACATCAAAATATTAAAGTATTATTTAAATTAGGGGAACAGTTAAAATACATGATATTCATAATCTATAATAGTTATTATAGCAAATAATACTAATAACTAAACAATGATCATTAATTAAATGTATGTGGGATGTATGCATATAAAGTTATACATTAGATATCAAGATTCTTCAAAACCATGATAAATGGTTGTTCATTTGTTGGTATGTGTAAAATAGGAAAAGACGAACCAAAAAATGTCTGCTCTCATGTGACACCAAAGATTACCAAACGATCTGAAATATATGAAATATGGTAGGCAGAGACATTGCCTTTTGGCCCATACATGTTTATAGAAAGACAAATGGAGTTGCAGACTGGGTGGCTTTTTTTGTGGCCAATCATTTTAGAAAAATTTTCTGGACTGGTGAGAAAAAGCTACCTAAAACGCTCCataacttattattttttaatttttttaaaatatatttgtacTAGAGTCACATGAATCATCAAATCATACATTGTagcacaaaagaagaaaaaaaataaccaaAGGAGGGAACATGAATTCCATCACAGGTAGCTAGAGGTCACTAACTGTCAATTCTTTGTGATGTATCGTGCCTCTAAACTGCAAATGGGACAGCATCTAGCACAAGCTATCCCCTGACCGCGTAAAGCCAATCACAGTGACGGGCAAATAGTATCTGTGACAAAATAAGATTTTTACTACGGGAGACCTTAGCAACAAGGTAGGTGGTTGATGCCAAGATAAACCGAGAGATAACGGTTGATCTAGGTTGAGACTCGAGAAGAAAGGTTAGAAAAAATAGATTATGAGCTGAGAATCTGTGTCACCTCCATCagcattataaaaaaaaaggtataacTAGAATACCGTTCATTATAGCAACGACGAGAATGCCAAACAATTTCatgaattaatataaatatttgatcattaaaattgattttgaaatataataaataatttagGAAAAAAATGTCATCAAATATATTGCTATTATATTAGGTAGTCATCCCATTATATTAATTTATGATACCGAGATGACAAGGATAGAGAAATTAATTGTACCATATTAGTATCCACCTATCATACCTCAGTGGAGATAAAATAAATTTGCCATAGAGAAACTATGCTTCAACTGATCTTACTGCACTGGCAATCAAAACATTAAGGATATCCCTATCCTCGGTGGCAATTAGACTACGCGCTGCATCTCCTACCTTAATTATTCCAATCTTCGGTGGCAATTAGACTACGTGCTGCATCTCCTATCTTTGCTGCAATATGCATACGAAGAATTTATTCGGTATGTTTAAATATCCTATAAGAATCAGATCTGCAGGTAGACGATCCTGGTGCTCGCTATACCAAACTATATATATCAAACTTTGCTTACGGGtatatggattttttttaatttttttttttttaaaaaaaaaaaaagctgccaTGTTGGTAATCAGCAGGGAAGCTGCTGAGAGAGATATTAGGGCTTGCAGGAGGAGAGGGCAAAAGTAAACAACCAAAGGAATATTTTACTAGAAGGATTTTGTCGGTAGGGCCGTGCGAACCTGGATAACAGCTTTCTTCAGCGAATCAATGTGTCGGTGCCGCGCGTGGCTGCCAGTTGTATCGGATTAAAGGTCTTGAAAACATTCCGGCGAATGTTTAGTTCTCTTTGACCGCTATAGACTGCGATTTAATAATGCACGGTCTATTCATCAGCATACCTGTGATTGTGCTTTGCCTTGTTAACATCGTGACCTTCTAATAAGACGGAAACAGCTATGATCGATGACCACTCAGACAGAGAAGCTTTCGTTCGTGCCCTGTCTTATTCCGGTCCAACAGAGGAGAATGACCGGAATTCCGCAAATTATTTCTCTATGGTGAAATAAGATGTTTCCGGCTGTGTCTGTGGGCCATATCAGATGGGCTTTGTGCTTCTCGCTCTTGTGTTCATGTGGCCAGTTGTGGTGGAAGGGACGCGGATTTTGCGTGCAAGAATAGTGAGATATTACTTGGCATGGGCTTTATTTATTTGAAGGACATGTAGGACCCGCTGGTGGCAGCCGCGCATAGCGGCGAGACGGTGATAAATTTGAAATTATCAAAAAGTAGGCGAAGATTTGTCTCTTGAGAGTTCCTACTAGGATCATAGAGATTATTCGGCAGAAACTTTAATTTTAATGCAAAGATAAATGTGAGGTTTGTATCACCAGTTATGTTAGTGTTTAGGTTTGTTGCTGCCGATCTTAAGATGTCGATGCCAATCGTGTTTATAGATTTGCAAAATAACAACAGATAAAAAGTGAATGCTCGCTGGATCGGGGCCATTCGGACCACCAATGCTTAAATCAGTAAAAGCTCTGTCGGTGGAAagtaaaagagaaaagaagaatagaGAATCAAAGAGATAAGAGTCTTTTTTTCGGTTAAATTgatttttccttattttttttggaaaagccATTCCAACCTATTTATAGTTAATCAACTAGCTTTCCTGTTTTCAAAATCGGCATTCACATTTATGAAAGTAGGCCAATTTTTCAGGGCAACATTAACTCTCTCTTTGAGTGTGAGGAAGTTATTTCATTCTATACAACCATTTATCTCTTAATGTAATAAGATACAAATAGCCTATCTAGTACCAACAAGACCAATATTTCCTTCATCAAATCAATTGCGTGGCATGGATTACGATTGACtctattaaattatttgagCAAATAACTGTGAGAACCACCCAAAAGACGCACTGTTCAGCTGTCTTGCACCATCAACTTTGCTTAATTGCATGACTCTATTAAGTAATCACCAGCTAAATGACTCTATCAAGTAACACTTTTGAGTTACTAAATTGAGAACTTCTTTACCTCTTTCAGACCGACTTCGTGGTTTCAGATTCCAATAGCCGATGGTTGCACGGACCAATAGCCAATAAAAGCTTGTCAGTTGCATGGATTGTATACGTTCACAATTCTGCACTCTAGTAACCTGCGAACCTACCATAGGGACTGTAAAGCAGCGTTGTAcgggtttttttttaatatgcaaTAGCGATTTACACCAAACGTACGTGGATACCcccaacaaaattagaaaaaaaaataaaagaaagaaagaagcagaCACTAGAATTTTCTAAAAATCCTTCCAAAATAATGAATCCAAAAAAAACGATCCAGCCAATAGCACTATTCACCTTCCGAAAAATATGAGTGGCCCGAAAAGTGTCACAACTTCTTGATAGCCTACATATGTCTCGGAGCAACGAATGTCCGTCATCATAGCTATGCTAATTTTAAATTCTCCTTCAAGATGAATGCTATTCGCACCTAGAACAAGCTTCGTATAGATGATGCTCTTTCACGCAGCTTTCAGCTATGTTCTGAGGACAGTAGCATCGAAAAAATGCCGGCTTCCAGTCGCAACAAGCCGGACATTGTGGTCTTTGATCATAAAATTCACTCTCCCactatctcctctctctctcaggAGCACTGTCGTCAAAgtttatcttaaaaaaaaaattagaaggcGGGGACTCTTAAAAGACAATGACAATTCCGATCGCAAGCAGCGCTGTAAGCTTTACTAGATTCTTGATTGCAGCTTTATGCCCTCCTAGATCTCAAGGTAGCTTTCCTTCCATTCCAAAATTCATAAAACCTCTAAACCTCCCTGCCTTGTCCATCCACGATTCCATAGACCAACAAACACATGGTGAGCCCCATCCCCCCCAACATTCGTCAAGACGTCAACCCAAACCATCGGCTcccctcatctctctctctcaccacgCACGTGAACCCGGTCCCATGCCCTCTCATGCATCAACCTCTCCGGCCCTCAAAACAACATAAATCCCACAACACAAATCCAACGGAGCCGACGCTGTCACAGGATTCTCAGCGTTACCCATCCCTCCTTGTCTCAAAAATATAAGATCCTAGAAGTGGCCGAGAGCTACGAGCTCACTAGTCCCATCACTCTCCATCTCTTGCTCTATTCCTGTCACCATGTTGACGCTAAACAAAAGAGCAAAGCTCCTGTTCGCTATACTTTCCATCCTTACTCTCCCTCTACTGCTGCTAATACTTCCCATAGAACGAAAATCCTCGGCCATTGGCCGCCGCCAAAACCATCTCCACATTCGGTCCGACCTTCAAGTCGCCTCCCGGCATTGCGACGGCACCCTCTACCCGGACCTCTGCGTTTCGACACTCGCCGACATCCCCAACCTCAGCTCCAAACCCCTACCCGACGTGATCGCCGCCGTCGTCAACcgcaccgccgccgccgtccgCTCCTCAGCCTCCAACTGCACATCCTACCTCCACCGCCGCGGCCACATGGACTTCCGCCAGCGCCTCGCCCTCAACGACTGCCTTGAACTCTTCGACCAGACCCTCGATGACCTTCGTACCGCCATCGCCGACCTCGCCGGCTGCAACTCCTCCGCCCACGTGAGCGACCTCCAGACGGTGCTCTCCGCCGCCATCACCAACCAGTACACCTGCCTCGACGGCTTCGCCTACGTCAACGGCGGCGGCGTTCGGCCGTCCATCGAGGGCCGGCTCTACCACGTCTCCCACCTCGTCAGCAACTCCCTCGCCATGGTGAAAAAGATCCGCCGGCAGCGTCGGGGGAGGGAGGCGTTTGAGGAGTACGGCCGGATGTCGGGGGGGTTTCCGACGTGGGTGACGAGGAAGGACCGGCGGCTGCTGCAGGCGGCGGCGAATGCGACGTCGCCGGACCTGGTGGTGGCGAAGGACGGCAGCGGCAACTTCACCACCATCGGGGAGGCGGTGGCGGCTGCGCCGAACAACTCGGCGACGAGGTTCGTGATCTACATAAAGGCCGGGGCGTACTTCGAGAACGTGGATGTGgcgaagaacaagaagaatttAATGTTCATCGGGGACGGGATCGGGAAGACGGTGGTGAAAGCCAGCCGGAATGTGGTGGATGGCTGGACCACCTTCAGGTCGGCTACTGTTGGTGAGTTACTCTTTGCTCAACGCTCATCAATTCTTAGCCATCtattgttcttctttttcttatatatatcTCACACTCATCAATTCTTAGCcatctagtttttttttccttttttgataAGTCAGCTAAATtaaattaatcaataataattatATTCGTAGGAAtgggaaaataaaatatttaaaaatcaaaatgaaAGATCTAATGCAGAGTTTTATAATATAGTTTGATTGATCGCATAAGTAGCCATCCATTTTTTGTAGCTAGTAGCCATCTAGTATTAAATATAACACTGTTTTCGATAGCATGTATTTATTTTGCTGCACGGTTAACTCCATAGTCGCACTTTCTAACCATATTTGCTTGTCGAAATAGTGTCTCTGGGTtgtgaggtttttttttttctttttaatttccaTGCTCTATTGTAATTTTCTGACTTTACGCGTGACGTGACATAACTGCATCTTGAGACTGACTTTGGTGGGATAAATAGTTAGCCGATTACATACTGCTCCtaaaaagttaggagctcatgGAGCCCAATCTATGAACATTCAGCATACGGCAAACTCAAGACTCATGCTCGGCACTGTGCTCGATTTCTAATGTATCATGTGCCAAACATGAATTCAAATATCCAAATGTTTTAGCCACATAATATTACTAAATTTTTAGCTATATAAAGCACATAGTCTACATCCCAGAGACGTGCACCACCAGAGAGCAAGGAGTTCCATTTAGGGCTTGTTTTggctcggaaaaaaaaaaaaagacgaaaAGAAAGTACGGTCAAtaaaaaagtaatgaaatggctcttatttgattgaagtttttaaaaaaatcatatttttagaagaaaaaatattttagcccTTAAGGTATTTGAAAAAGATTATTGGGTGCTGAAGATACGGCAGCAGGACAATTTAGTAAAGCAGGTGATGAGCCTCAGTTTTCACGTAGAGAGGCAGTGGAGATAGCTCAGGttctaattattctatcatgcggATGCCACATAAGTTTATGTGGGTGCCTTCAGCTTCTGTCAAACATTAGCTCACAAAGTGTGTTAAAGTAGAGATAATCAAGCGAGCTCACATGCATGCAAGTGCACAGCGTCACGAGCAGAGGTGGACATTTCACCAAGCTTTCGAGCAATATCTTTACTTATATCTTCATCAGccgtttctttgttttcttcgaaACGGCAAAGAACCTGTTCGATGCGTGACCTGATGCATGTGAACTGACACCATACTATACTTTATCTCATTGGTCAGGTACTAAACAAAATAAGAAACACAGATGTATGGTAGATTGGTGCTcagattatttttatttttttcttgatagattggaggagtcacacgagcctagtataaatatattcaataaaattaaaaaaataatatattacaaaAGAAGAGATGCGGCCGCATAATCAGCACATAATATTATCACTAGAGTACTCAACCACAAAGAATGTAATCTAGTACTAGTAGATATGGCTGGCCTACAATCActcaaaaaaaaacaatctcGATGCCATATGGCATGGGGAGATAGGCGAAACCCTTAGGATCAATGCGACATTGTGAGATTAATTGTGACATGGTGAGATTGACTGTGATTTAAAATATCTTTATGATCCTCGCATgtctctataatttttttttacatgtcATGACTGAGCCCCAAGCGTTCTAAAACATTATTTGGTTGGACATACTTTTGATTATTTTAAAAGAGCGGGGACCGAGAATAACGTGCCTCCATACTTAATGCCAAGGAAGTTGCCGGTCTGGGTCCACCAGAGTAGTGCAATCTTTGTAAGGTCTAATTATGAGATGCATGCACTGGCCATATTACCCCTTGCATTTAAACAATTCAATGATCAAATGAGGGTGTCTATTAGCCACCGCACATATGCTCCGAGATTTGGATCGGTCCACTAAAGCTGATCCACGTAATAATTTTTCCTTGGTTGAGCGCACATAGATCTGCTCCCCTGCATCTACGGGGTTTGAATGTCCTCACAAGACATGAATGGTTTGTTGGCGAGCACCAACCAATAAAGGTCAGAACTTTTTTACTTTAATATTAAGACCGAAagtcttgttctttttttttttcttttttttttcgttgaaAAGACCGAAAGTGTTTTGTTCTCATCGATCAGCGTCTCCATcctgctgcaataaattaaaatagcaGTAGCTGAGAAAGCAACCGTAGCAGCAGTAGCAATAGATGTAATAATttgtttaaaaatttaaatttatataaatattttttaaaatttatatttattttttattctcataaaataatgtttttccacGTATGCCTCTAATATAATGGTTATTCTAACACCGTtagtaaaaatcatatttattttaattaaaaataaaataaaattataaaattattttttttgtccttcatCGTGGTcgtcttatatttttttatacatcTACCCACTAaacatattttagtcatttttatttgaaaattgttaattttttaacggcgttagatggtgTGGGTACGTGTGCAAAAACACAGATAAAAAAGAGTAGAATaggaaaacaagtattttacgagggtatacatgtatatatatatatatataaatatcaattttaggagggtattcatgcaaaatttgatattgagtaaagtattcatgcaaaaaattctaataataataataacaacggTAATATTTATAGCATTATCATTAATagtatgaaaaaaaattagCGCATCTCTTTCTAAAAATTTGTTCTCGAAAAATGTCCAAAATTCAAATTCTGAATATTACTTTGACGGTGATAGTAATAATATTAGCAACAATacaaataacaaaataagtACAGCTAGTTGTAGTAaaagaaatataatatataaaaaagtcATATTTGTACTTCAAGTTTTTCTATATAATACAAGTCAAGAATGAAGGCTTGTGTGGCTAAGTCTAATTCTCTTAAGGGCAAAACTTCTGTATGAGTGGGGTGCGACCAAGTTAATTGGGTTACACCAGAGATTTTAATCCAAGATCTAATTCCTCCGTATGGTAGATAAGCACTGAATGAGGTCCAGagttgaattttgtttcttaattagtgttaaaaaaaaaaaagaagactgaGAAGATAAGGCCTTTCTTTGGGCAAGAACAAGGCATTGGACAAGTCTTTTCCAATCAGTAACATAAGCATTGAATTAGGTACATGTGACCCAGTTTTGGCAGATCTATGCTTGGCTCAACCAGAAAACTAGATTCAAGCTTTGTCCTAATCACAATAAAAGCTTGAGAATTGAACTGCTCGCACATGCGGTTCGAACTAGGATATAGCTAAGGATACATAAGTTAGAGTAGAAACAATACACGAGCTTGGACTATTTAAGGATTGCAACCTATATAATGTCATTACTTGCTGCAACCCTAACTCGGCGACGACAAAATTTTCAAGTTCCTACAGCTGTTGCCAGCCAATGTATTGGCTTATCTTCATCCCTACAGACATGCAAAACCACTGATCGATCCCTGGACAGCGAACTTAGCCACTTGCAGCCATCGACGATGCCCTGGCACGACAAAGAAACAACATCTTTCCTCAGATCACATTAAGGTTTGGTGACTTTGGTCCACATTTAATGAGCTTATCAGATTGAGCTATGAATGGTCCATATATAACATTTATTGATGAGATTATCACATTGGACTATTGCAGGCTGGTCATAGATAGATttatgaagtttttttttttttttggaagggggAGTACAATTAGAATAGGGAACAgcctcacaaaaaaaaagagcagaAAAGAATACCAAAGCAAAAATTGGAACAACTAAACTCTCAAGAAACTGCACTCATACATCTCGGTCTGAAGTAATTAAGGCATTGAGCTGAACTGGAATAGAGAAGTCCTCATGTAATCCACATCTCCCAAAGTTTCTTTATTAGCTAGCCTATCTGCTGATTGGTTGCCTTCACAAAATATCTGAGGAGCCTTGAATACATAAACAACTTCttaattccatgtctttgagtAGAGATAGATGAAGAGGACCAGAAGTAAAGGAACAGTTAATCCATTTGTACCACTGTATTGAGGGTCGCCTTCTATCCAAAGTTGAGTGGCTTTATACCTAAACAAAGTCAGGCAAATACCTTTCTATGCAGCTCGTAGTTCATCTTCAATAAATGTTGATGAGGGAAGGCTATTGATCTAGCATGTATAAGTTTTGCATTGTGATCTCTAACTGGGAAGCCAACATCTGCAGGTTGATCATCCGTAGACCCATCGAAGTTAATCTTCAATACTCCCGAGGCATGACCAGTGAACTATAATCAGAGAAGAATGAGGAGAGTCCAAtagtattttttataaaattgtagctatatttttatattattattattatatattaacaatatttttattatataatagcatgatattattattataaaaatactatattattctattataatataataatataattattatagtataataatgatgatggtaatataatattattgtaatattatataatataatatgattttattatattattattacatTGTACTACTAAAACTATTATTATAAAGTATATATtgttaatttataaattatcttgtggttaatatattttttaaaaagaatgcTGTCGTACATCACAAGTAAAGCTTTCGGCCAAAAGCTCCAATAGGAGACTTCTTTATGCTTTTGAGGATTAAAAACAAGCtgtttcaaaacttttataaaCGGACAATGGGGCCAGATGCTTGATTGTTCGTATGATCGTATCAACTATGAACCTAGAATAGAttgaaactttagttttggatcGAGACCCTTATGCAAACTCTTCCAACCTAATTATGATTTTATTTGAAATGACTGAGGCATGATTGGCTTGGGCGGAGGGAGATACGAGGTGACGAGGCAGActattttcatatattatgatttaaaatttatttcgaATCTAGATTGTTGATTCAAACACGGAATGTTTGACTTCGAATCAAGCTCCAATCTTACACACTGTGTTTGAGGCGAGCTCAGTCTATTTAGACCATGTAGCTAGCACATCTAACCAAACCCAAATGGTCCAAGCGATCATAAATCCTTTACAGCAGTTGATTTGATGACCTTACTTGTATGCTAACCAAGCTCATATATGAAACGAGAAAAGAGGAGGTTTCCCACGCATTCATCAAGACTACGAACAGAGATCCAGAACCCAGCTCTTTGAAGACTTGGATATTTGcctaaaaattatatatggCACCATAATCTTTGcagcatttctaataatttgcgACACTTCTGAGAACCAGTGCTTAACTCTTAGTGATTCACATCGCCATGGAGAATTTGTTAAAGCTCATGCACAATTTAATCTTCTACAATCGATCTAAAATATGATCATCATCTCCTCTGCATTGGTTGCAGCTGTGGTTGGCGATGGATTCCTTGCGCGAGATATCACAATAGAGAACTCAGCAGGACCTAGCAAGCACCAAGCCGTTGCCCTGAGGGTTGGCGCTGACCTCTCCGCCTTCTACCGTTGCAGTTTTGTGGCCTACCAAGACACTCTATACGTCCACTCTCTTCGCCAGTTCTACAGGGACTGTGATGTTTACGGAACCGTAGATTTCATATTTGGGAATGCAGCGGTGGTGCTCCAAAGCTGCAACTTGTATGCTCGGAAACCCGATCCGAACCAGAAGAATATATTCACAGCCCAAGGGAGGGAAGACCCCAATCAGAACACCGG
This window contains:
- the LOC103711413 gene encoding pectinesterase-like, whose translation is MLTLNKRAKLLFAILSILTLPLLLLILPIERKSSAIGRRQNHLHIRSDLQVASRHCDGTLYPDLCVSTLADIPNLSSKPLPDVIAAVVNRTAAAVRSSASNCTSYLHRRGHMDFRQRLALNDCLELFDQTLDDLRTAIADLAGCNSSAHVSDLQTVLSAAITNQYTCLDGFAYVNGGGVRPSIEGRLYHVSHLVSNSLAMVKKIRRQRRGREAFEEYGRMSGGFPTWVTRKDRRLLQAAANATSPDLVVAKDGSGNFTTIGEAVAAAPNNSATRFVIYIKAGAYFENVDVAKNKKNLMFIGDGIGKTVVKASRNVVDGWTTFRSATVAVVGDGFLARDITIENSAGPSKHQAVALRVGADLSAFYRCSFVAYQDTLYVHSLRQFYRDCDVYGTVDFIFGNAAVVLQSCNLYARKPDPNQKNIFTAQGREDPNQNTGISIQKCKVAAASDLIPVQSNFSTYLGRPWKQYSRTVFMQSFLGSLIDPAGWLEWDGDFALSTLYYGEYMNQGPGSNTSRRVTWPGYRVITSAAEASNFTVASFIQGDQWLGATSVPFTSGL